A portion of the Cryptomeria japonica chromosome 5, Sugi_1.0, whole genome shotgun sequence genome contains these proteins:
- the LOC131075452 gene encoding L-type lectin-domain containing receptor kinase IX.2-like, with amino-acid sequence MERYRNKEKFVCAGKNGKIWKPREVSSNARKFLSTTKLENFSTLKIKIISNRLGKAASVVAVKRISKGSKQGRKDYVSTVTTISRLRHHNLVKLLGWFHQKGEFLLFNEYLPNGSLYKHYFGMEKKILDWDRQYSISCDKESSLVYLHEEWDQGVVHRDVKASNLKLDSNFNGMLGDFGLARLIERDMAASHTTVVAGTPGYLSPECYIMRKTSPETDVYNFRVVTLEIAYGRWMVSPTLGEHNCRQVEWVWNLYGKGKLLEAADEKLGRNFNGEDMERLMVLGLLCSNVDPTSKPKMGELIKIFKREARLSYVPWDLSVAVYSQHLHREMRSHLSTSVALTSPTLIEPTVLSILLDVKALVLSSSTTENISLLKMSSPLLLMTDLASLHYLMEVGF; translated from the coding sequence ATGGAAAGATATAGAAACAAAGAGAAGTTTGTATGTGCTGGGAAAAATGGAAAGATTTGGAAACCAAGAGAAGTTTCCAGCAATGCTAGAAAATTCTTATCTACAACTAAATTAGAAAATTTCTCAACTCTTAAGATAAAGATTATCTCCAACAGATTGGGCAAGGCGGCTTCGgtggtggctgtgaagagaataTCCAAAGGTTCCAAACAAGGAAGAAAGGACTATGTTTCTACGGTTACCACAATCAGTAGGCTTCGACACCATAACCTTGTGAAACTTTTAGGATGGTTCCATCAAAAGGGAGAGTTCCTTCTATTCAATGAATACCTGCCTAATGGTAGTTTGTATAAACATTATTTTGGGATGGAGAAGAAAATTTTGGATTGGGACCGACAATATAGTATCTCCTGTGATAAAGAGTCTTCTCTTGTTTATCTCCACGAAGAATGGGACCAGGGTGTCGTTCACCGAGACGTCAAAGCAAGCAACTTAAAGTTGGATTCCAATTTTAATGGAATGCTGGGGGATTTTGGTTTGGCAAGACTAATTGAGCGTGATATGGCAGCTTCTCATACAACTGTGGTGGCGGGCACGCCGGGGTATTTGTCTCCTGAGTGCTATATAATGAGAAAGACCAGTCCAGAGACAGACGTGTACAACTTCAGGGTGGTTACTCTAGAAATTGCCTATGGAAGGTGGATGGTTAGCCCAACCCTTGGTGAACACAATTGCAGACAGGTAGAGTGGGTTTGGAATCTGTATGGAAAGGGAAAGCTCCTAGAGGCGGCGGATGAGAAACTGGGTAGAAATTTTAATGGCGAGGACATGGAGCGACTGATGGTGTTGGGACTTTTGTGCTCTAATGTAGATCCCACATCAAAACCCAAAATGGGAGAGCTGATAAAGATATTTAAAAGGGAAGCGCGATTGTCATACGTTCCTTGGGATTTATCAGTAGCTGTATATAGTCAGCATCTTCACCGTGAGATGAGGTCACACTTGTCAACCTCAGTGGCCCTTACATCCCCGACTCTTATTGAACCCACTGTGTTGTCAATCTTGTTAGACGTTAAGGCGTTGGTTTTGTCGTCTTCTACGACTGAAAATATCTCACTGTTAAAAATGTCGAGCCCTCTACTGTTAATGACTGACCTCGCTAGTTTACACTATCTCATGGAAGTAGGTTTTTAG